The following are from one region of the Rosistilla carotiformis genome:
- a CDS encoding prenyltransferase/squalene oxidase repeat-containing protein codes for MIENPTSHREETSDAGSVPDIAACLQRVRQQLISARGDQKHWTGRLAASSLSTATAISALSVFSRVGDDEHAVSAREAVKKGLVWLDAAQNEDGGFGDTDRSPSNIASSFLAMAAWHLGDDPANRTEAIARLQKYIDGEGGWAGLKRRYGRDKTFVVPILSNCAIAGLVPWSRVPALPFELAAFPQSMYRFVQMPVVSYAIPALVAIGQARYQHAGTWNPITWLARAATRGKTLDVLQKMQPESGGYLEATPLTSFVLMSLSSIGHAQHPVSRDAVKFLLGSQLPDGSWPIDENLATWITSLSLGALGKSQPDELAQFVDDGTLDWLLSCQYHERHPFTGADPGGWGWTDLSGAVPDADDTPAAILALSKIRASVDLDSSRRQQLAEASLAGVRWLLGLQNRNGGWPTFCRGWGKLPFDRSGSDLTAHAMRALNAWRTSLEQEAEAGVEPTVDPAELQKMKRDVAAAIERGFAYLQKTQRDDGSWLPLWFGNHDLPDDENPYYGTARVLLAYQELGRDETSACRRGWDFLVKTQNTDGGWGGGASVGDWLRRHGLPDRNAETGQLISSSVEETAVVVEALSGSGYPPHRATIIEGVRFLCDAVDAGRCEHPWPIGFYFAKLWYHEQLYPLVFTTAALGQAQHALEPRQA; via the coding sequence ATGATTGAAAACCCAACATCCCACCGAGAAGAAACGTCCGACGCGGGAAGCGTTCCCGACATCGCTGCCTGCCTGCAACGTGTTCGCCAGCAATTGATCAGCGCCCGCGGCGACCAAAAACACTGGACCGGACGCTTGGCCGCTTCCTCGCTGTCGACGGCGACGGCGATCAGTGCGCTGTCGGTCTTCAGCCGCGTCGGCGACGATGAACATGCAGTGTCGGCACGCGAAGCGGTTAAGAAGGGGCTCGTCTGGCTCGATGCCGCGCAAAACGAAGACGGCGGATTTGGGGATACCGATCGCAGTCCGTCGAACATCGCGTCGAGCTTTCTGGCGATGGCAGCCTGGCATCTTGGCGACGATCCGGCGAACCGGACCGAAGCGATCGCGCGACTGCAGAAATACATTGACGGCGAAGGCGGCTGGGCGGGACTGAAGCGACGTTATGGCCGCGACAAGACCTTTGTCGTTCCAATCCTCTCGAACTGTGCGATCGCTGGACTGGTCCCTTGGTCGCGCGTTCCAGCGCTTCCGTTTGAATTGGCGGCGTTTCCGCAAAGCATGTATCGATTTGTGCAGATGCCGGTCGTCAGTTACGCCATTCCCGCATTGGTCGCGATCGGGCAAGCCCGTTACCAGCACGCCGGCACCTGGAATCCGATCACTTGGTTGGCGCGAGCCGCCACCCGCGGCAAGACGCTGGACGTGTTGCAGAAGATGCAGCCCGAAAGCGGCGGCTATTTGGAAGCGACGCCGCTGACCAGTTTCGTTTTGATGAGCCTGTCGTCGATCGGGCACGCTCAACATCCGGTCAGCCGCGACGCTGTGAAGTTCCTGTTGGGCAGCCAGTTGCCCGACGGCAGTTGGCCGATCGACGAAAATCTGGCGACTTGGATCACTTCGCTTTCGTTGGGTGCGTTGGGAAAATCGCAGCCGGACGAACTGGCGCAATTTGTCGACGACGGGACGCTCGACTGGCTGCTCAGTTGCCAGTACCACGAGCGGCATCCGTTCACTGGCGCCGATCCGGGCGGTTGGGGATGGACCGATCTCAGCGGAGCGGTTCCCGATGCCGACGACACGCCGGCGGCGATTTTGGCACTCTCCAAGATTCGAGCTTCGGTCGATCTCGATTCCTCGCGGCGGCAGCAATTAGCTGAAGCTTCGCTTGCGGGAGTCCGTTGGCTGTTGGGGCTGCAGAATCGCAACGGCGGCTGGCCGACCTTCTGCCGCGGCTGGGGCAAGTTGCCGTTCGATCGCAGCGGAAGCGACCTGACGGCGCATGCGATGCGGGCGCTAAACGCTTGGCGAACATCGCTCGAACAAGAGGCCGAGGCTGGCGTTGAGCCAACTGTCGACCCCGCAGAATTGCAAAAAATGAAGCGAGATGTCGCAGCGGCGATCGAACGGGGGTTCGCCTACCTCCAAAAGACGCAGCGAGACGATGGCAGCTGGCTGCCGCTGTGGTTTGGAAACCACGATCTTCCCGACGACGAAAACCCCTACTATGGAACCGCTCGCGTCCTGTTGGCCTATCAAGAACTGGGCCGCGACGAAACTTCGGCCTGCCGTCGGGGTTGGGATTTCCTGGTGAAGACCCAGAACACCGATGGGGGTTGGGGCGGCGGCGCTTCGGTCGGCGACTGGTTGCGACGCCACGGATTGCCCGATCGAAACGCCGAAACGGGACAATTGATCAGCAGTAGCGTTGAGGAAACGGCGGTTGTCGTGGAAGCTCTGTCCGGGAGTGGCTATCCGCCCCACCGAGCAACTATAATCGAAGGCGTCCGATTCCTGTGCGATGCGGTCGACGCCGGTCGATGCGAGCATCCTTGGCCGATCGGATTTTATTTTGCGAAGCTTTGGTATCACGAACAATTGTATCCGCTGGTCTTTACGACCGCCGCGTTGGGACAGGCCCAGCACGCACTGGAACCACGCCAAGCGTAG
- a CDS encoding polyprenyl synthetase family protein, which translates to MSTVTPPATVASDAENLTSKEGRRKRRRSTGHLKIVPETPELRQRLRDRCREVASKFDKSTPMTKDEMETVSRRLLADMDMPEGYLGWIMVVLSSEYWRDQVAGVPHSRRLFLLPHCLKHAEGCPADYDEFGMNCKTCGACSIADFRTRAEELGHRVLVAEGSPIVMKIIVSGYVDAVVGVACLNVLEKAIDKILLAGIPCMAVPLLSSDCRNTSVDEDWVREMVMLEHREPQQKTRSYVHLLRGAADIFEPEQLQNLVPKLRGELSLREIKEKLHDGSDALVGIDPIAATEALGLDFVSRGGKYARPFITLAAYDALTGDKGTESGGADVVAKIPDGVKRAALCIETFHKASLVHDDIEDDDTFRYGEQSVHKSHGIPTAINVGDYLIGLGYRLVAGETKTLGPAAVADVLHCLSNAHTRLSEGQGAELVWRDNRDKRLKPIDALKVYALKTAPAFEAALYSGVRLAGEAEAYEEPIRGFSRNLGVAFQILNDLKDWQGDADNKLEAGGDVLGGRPTLLWALALASLDADDQAKLLSMASADCGLSDTQRIATVRTLYNKAKVFDQASRLVDKHQQRAEEIADAIQPEPLRRLLYHLVDTVLERPSESAVPLVSISSSLPITAPTKA; encoded by the coding sequence TTGTCCACTGTTACGCCCCCCGCCACGGTCGCTTCCGATGCTGAAAACCTCACGTCTAAAGAAGGTCGCCGAAAACGGCGCCGCAGCACCGGGCACTTAAAGATTGTTCCCGAGACGCCCGAACTGCGGCAACGGCTGCGCGATCGTTGTCGCGAGGTCGCGTCGAAGTTCGACAAGTCGACGCCGATGACCAAAGACGAGATGGAAACCGTCTCGCGTCGGTTGTTGGCCGACATGGATATGCCCGAGGGTTATCTGGGCTGGATCATGGTCGTGTTGAGCAGCGAGTACTGGCGCGATCAGGTCGCGGGGGTGCCGCACAGCCGCCGGTTGTTCCTGCTGCCCCACTGCCTCAAGCACGCCGAGGGCTGCCCCGCCGACTACGACGAATTTGGCATGAACTGCAAGACCTGCGGTGCCTGTTCGATCGCCGACTTCCGAACCCGCGCCGAAGAACTGGGGCATCGCGTGCTGGTCGCCGAGGGATCGCCGATCGTGATGAAGATCATCGTCAGCGGATATGTCGACGCGGTCGTTGGTGTCGCCTGTTTGAATGTGTTAGAGAAAGCGATCGACAAGATCTTGCTGGCGGGCATTCCCTGCATGGCAGTTCCTCTGTTGTCCAGCGATTGCCGCAACACAAGCGTCGACGAGGATTGGGTTCGCGAGATGGTGATGTTGGAACATCGCGAACCGCAGCAGAAGACGCGGTCTTACGTTCACCTGCTGCGTGGTGCGGCCGATATCTTTGAACCCGAACAGCTGCAGAATTTGGTCCCCAAGCTGCGCGGGGAACTCTCGCTGCGGGAGATCAAAGAAAAGCTGCACGACGGCAGCGACGCACTGGTCGGAATCGATCCGATCGCCGCGACCGAAGCCCTTGGGTTGGACTTCGTCTCGCGCGGTGGAAAGTACGCGCGGCCCTTCATCACGCTGGCCGCTTACGATGCGTTGACGGGCGACAAGGGAACCGAATCGGGTGGCGCTGATGTCGTCGCCAAGATCCCAGACGGCGTCAAACGAGCGGCTCTTTGTATCGAGACGTTCCACAAGGCGAGCTTGGTTCACGACGACATCGAAGACGACGATACGTTCCGTTACGGCGAGCAATCGGTTCACAAATCGCACGGCATCCCAACGGCGATCAACGTTGGCGATTACCTGATCGGACTCGGATACCGCTTGGTTGCCGGAGAAACCAAAACGCTGGGCCCCGCCGCGGTTGCCGACGTCCTACACTGTCTGTCGAACGCTCATACCCGATTGTCCGAAGGTCAGGGAGCGGAATTGGTGTGGCGCGATAATCGCGACAAACGACTGAAACCGATCGATGCTCTGAAGGTCTACGCACTCAAGACCGCGCCAGCTTTCGAAGCGGCGCTCTACAGCGGCGTGCGACTGGCGGGCGAAGCGGAAGCCTATGAAGAACCGATTCGTGGCTTCTCGCGAAACCTCGGCGTCGCCTTCCAGATCCTCAACGACCTGAAGGATTGGCAAGGGGATGCGGACAACAAACTGGAAGCCGGCGGCGACGTTTTGGGCGGACGCCCGACGCTGTTGTGGGCTCTGGCATTGGCTTCGTTAGATGCCGACGACCAAGCGAAACTGCTCTCGATGGCTTCGGCCGATTGTGGGCTGTCCGATACGCAGCGAATCGCCACGGTCCGGACGCTGTACAACAAAGCGAAGGTTTTTGATCAGGCGAGTCGCTTGGTCGACAAGCATCAGCAGCGGGCCGAAGAGATCGCCGACGCGATCCAGCCCGAACCGCTGCGTCGGTTGTTGTATCATTTGGTCGATACCGTTTTGGAACGCCCCAGCGAATCGGCGGTGCCGCTGGTTTCGATCAGCAGCTCGCTGCCGATCACTGCTCCAACAAAAGCGTAA
- a CDS encoding SDR family oxidoreductase, whose protein sequence is MPTEKHHRVLICGATGYVGGRLVPELLNAGYSVRCLVRSPEKLRRFPWSQHERLEVIQGDLEETGTVRRAADQTDAAYYLVHSMISAGNEYAERDRELATQFTQGIQGSGCQRIIYLGGLGEMGADLSKHLHSRREVAEILQKCEVPATVFRAAMIIGSGSASFEILRYLVERLPIMITPKWVKMETQPIAIRDVLRYLVQCLEVPETAGRVIDIGGQDVYSYQRLMQIMAASLELPRRVILPVPVLTPRLSSAWISLVTPVNARIARPLAEGLRNRTVCRDDDAQSLMPGPLFSVREAIDAAVGKLRSGEIETWWSAAGEMPGDPEWSGGTVFEDQRTATVAASADATFAALSRIGGQTGYWGADWLWWLRGLMDKAIGGPGLRRGRRHPDQLNYGEAVDFWRVDGYELPTWLRLRAEMKLPGEAELEFRVEPIDDNACKLIQTARFRPRGLLGLAYWYAVLPLHAFVFPRMLRGIRHDAEARPPTVDNSAKVRP, encoded by the coding sequence TTGCCAACCGAAAAACACCATCGTGTTCTGATCTGCGGAGCGACCGGATATGTCGGCGGACGCTTGGTGCCCGAACTGTTGAACGCGGGCTACTCGGTTCGATGCCTGGTCCGCAGCCCCGAGAAACTGCGGAGATTTCCGTGGTCCCAGCACGAGCGGTTGGAGGTGATCCAGGGCGATCTGGAGGAGACGGGGACGGTGCGTCGCGCGGCGGATCAAACCGATGCGGCGTATTATCTTGTCCATTCGATGATCAGCGCCGGGAATGAATATGCCGAGCGTGATCGCGAACTCGCCACCCAGTTCACTCAAGGAATCCAAGGCTCGGGCTGCCAGCGGATTATCTATCTGGGCGGGCTTGGGGAGATGGGAGCGGACCTCAGCAAACACCTGCACAGTCGCCGCGAGGTGGCGGAGATCTTGCAGAAATGTGAGGTCCCGGCCACAGTCTTTCGGGCGGCGATGATCATCGGTTCGGGCTCGGCATCGTTCGAGATCTTGCGGTATCTCGTCGAACGGCTGCCGATCATGATCACGCCCAAGTGGGTCAAGATGGAGACGCAGCCGATTGCGATCCGCGATGTCCTCCGCTACTTGGTGCAGTGCTTGGAGGTTCCCGAAACCGCCGGACGCGTGATCGATATCGGCGGGCAGGATGTCTATTCGTATCAGCGGTTGATGCAGATCATGGCCGCGTCGTTGGAGTTGCCGCGGCGGGTGATCCTGCCGGTTCCCGTCCTGACGCCACGGCTCAGTTCCGCTTGGATCTCGTTGGTCACCCCCGTCAACGCTCGGATCGCGAGACCGTTGGCCGAAGGGTTGCGGAATCGAACCGTATGCCGCGACGACGATGCGCAATCGTTGATGCCGGGGCCGCTGTTTAGTGTTCGCGAAGCAATCGATGCCGCTGTTGGCAAGCTGCGGTCGGGCGAGATCGAGACCTGGTGGTCGGCGGCGGGCGAGATGCCAGGCGATCCCGAGTGGTCGGGAGGAACTGTATTTGAGGACCAGCGAACCGCAACCGTCGCCGCTTCAGCCGACGCAACCTTCGCAGCGCTCAGCCGAATCGGTGGACAGACCGGGTATTGGGGTGCCGATTGGTTGTGGTGGCTGCGTGGCTTGATGGACAAAGCGATCGGCGGCCCAGGACTGCGCCGCGGTCGGCGCCATCCGGATCAGCTGAACTATGGCGAAGCTGTCGATTTCTGGCGCGTCGATGGCTATGAGCTGCCGACCTGGTTGCGGCTGCGGGCGGAGATGAAGTTGCCGGGGGAAGCGGAGTTGGAGTTCCGCGTCGAGCCGATCGACGACAACGCGTGCAAATTGATTCAGACCGCTCGCTTTCGACCACGCGGCCTGCTCGGACTGGCCTACTGGTACGCAGTCCTGCCGCTGCATGCGTTTGTCTTTCCTCGCATGCTCCGTGGCATTCGTCACGATGCCGAAGCCAGGCCGCCAACCGTCGACAATTCGGCGAAGGTTAGACCTTAA